The following proteins are encoded in a genomic region of Microbulbifer sp. MKSA007:
- a CDS encoding FadR/GntR family transcriptional regulator, whose amino-acid sequence MPSPSNNKIRPIKTEDRSDAILQSLTDFIVEEGLQPGDRLPTERELMNGLKVGRSSIREVIRHLQALGIVEIRRGSGTYLKRPLSEKTVYLPLSIATKRDGLLQTLEVRRALEVEASILAAQRATPDEIEEMRTKLEHMEAVHHLNGTAGPEDLEFHLSIYRAAGNPLFEQLLQQMRESFESFFEMPFDRKDFAGRSFPFHRQLFDAIASGDTEKARKHTLEILSVVEEDIVQMAQETDLV is encoded by the coding sequence TTGCCAAGCCCATCCAATAATAAAATTCGGCCAATCAAGACCGAGGACAGAAGCGATGCGATCCTGCAATCGCTGACAGACTTCATCGTGGAGGAAGGCTTGCAGCCCGGTGACAGACTGCCCACGGAACGAGAGCTGATGAACGGCCTGAAAGTTGGCCGCTCGTCCATTCGTGAGGTGATCCGTCATTTGCAGGCACTGGGTATTGTTGAGATCCGCCGTGGGTCCGGCACTTATCTGAAGCGTCCACTTTCAGAGAAAACAGTTTATCTGCCGCTGTCCATTGCCACCAAACGGGATGGCCTGTTGCAGACGCTGGAAGTGCGCCGGGCGTTGGAGGTGGAAGCCTCCATTCTGGCGGCGCAGCGAGCAACGCCTGATGAGATCGAAGAGATGCGCACCAAGCTGGAGCACATGGAAGCGGTCCATCACCTTAATGGTACTGCAGGCCCTGAGGACCTTGAGTTTCACCTCTCCATCTACCGTGCAGCAGGAAATCCGCTGTTTGAGCAGCTGTTGCAGCAGATGCGGGAGTCTTTTGAGAGCTTTTTTGAGATGCCGTTCGATCGCAAGGATTTTGCCGGACGGTCTTTTCCATTTCACCGACAATTATTTGACGCCATCGCCAGTGGAGACACGGAGAAGGCCCGCAAACATACCTTGGAAATTTTGAGTGTGGTTGAAGAAGATATTGTGCAGATGGCACAGGAAACGGACTTAGTATGA